A DNA window from Pseudodesulfovibrio thermohalotolerans contains the following coding sequences:
- a CDS encoding radical SAM protein yields the protein MSAKDTTRHPCFNKDSAGSCGRVHLPVAPKCNIQCNYCNRKYDCVNESRPGVTSGVLKPFQAAEYMEKVLEKEPRITVAGIAGPGDPFANPAETLETMRLLNEHHPELLFCLSSNGMGILPYLDDIAELGVSHVTITISAVDPAIGAKIYAWVKDGNVVYRGEKGAEILLDRQLAAIKGLKERGITVKVNSIVIPGVNDHHIVEVAKVCASLGADIQNMIPLKPTADTPFAHIPEPGRETVLPLRKEAGVHIEQMTHCKRCRADAVGLLGNDQSASLCGTLQACSRLKPLEAKMARPFVAVATREGLLVNQHLGEAGAFQIWGESESGGFRLVEERPAPQAGCGPKRWAELAAVLKDCRAVLCAAVGETPRMLLEEHGIECHAVDGFIEDALRYVFEGGDINALKVRRSGIGSGCAGGGAGCG from the coding sequence ATGAGCGCCAAGGACACGACCAGGCATCCCTGTTTCAATAAGGACAGCGCCGGAAGCTGCGGCCGCGTGCATCTGCCCGTGGCCCCCAAATGCAACATCCAGTGCAACTACTGCAACCGCAAGTACGACTGCGTGAACGAGTCCCGTCCCGGCGTGACCAGCGGCGTGCTCAAGCCGTTCCAGGCCGCGGAATACATGGAAAAGGTCCTGGAGAAGGAGCCGCGCATTACCGTGGCGGGCATAGCCGGCCCAGGCGATCCCTTCGCCAACCCGGCCGAGACTTTGGAGACCATGCGCCTCCTGAACGAGCATCATCCCGAGCTGCTTTTCTGCCTGTCCTCCAACGGCATGGGCATCCTGCCGTATCTGGACGACATCGCCGAACTCGGCGTGTCCCATGTGACCATCACCATATCCGCCGTGGACCCGGCCATCGGGGCTAAAATCTATGCCTGGGTCAAGGACGGAAACGTGGTCTACCGGGGCGAGAAGGGCGCGGAGATTCTGCTGGACCGCCAGCTCGCGGCTATCAAGGGCCTCAAGGAGCGCGGCATCACCGTCAAGGTGAATTCCATCGTCATCCCCGGCGTCAACGATCACCACATCGTCGAGGTGGCCAAGGTCTGCGCCTCGCTCGGGGCCGACATCCAGAACATGATCCCGCTCAAGCCCACGGCCGACACTCCGTTCGCGCACATTCCGGAGCCCGGACGCGAGACCGTCCTGCCCCTGCGCAAGGAAGCGGGCGTCCACATCGAACAGATGACCCACTGCAAGCGTTGCCGCGCCGACGCCGTGGGGCTGCTCGGCAACGATCAATCCGCGTCCCTGTGCGGCACGCTTCAGGCGTGTTCCCGGCTCAAGCCCCTGGAGGCGAAGATGGCCCGTCCGTTCGTGGCCGTGGCCACCCGCGAGGGGCTGCTGGTCAACCAGCATTTGGGCGAGGCCGGGGCTTTCCAGATATGGGGCGAGTCCGAGTCCGGCGGATTCCGGCTCGTCGAGGAACGCCCGGCCCCGCAGGCGGGGTGCGGTCCCAAGCGGTGGGCCGAGCTGGCCGCCGTTCTCAAGGACTGCCGGGCGGTGCTTTGCGCCGCCGTGGGGGAGACCCCGAGAATGCTTCTGGAGGAGCACGGCATCGAGTGTCACGCCGTGGACGGCTTCATCGAGGACGCCCTGCGTTACGTTTTCGAGGGCGGCGACATCAACGCGCTGAAGGTCCGCCGGAGCGGCATCGGCTCGGGCTGCGCCGGAGGCGGCGCGGGGTGCGGATAA
- a CDS encoding nitrogenase component 1: MSKVKTARPNFVSTTNACKLCTPLGASMAFRGVEGAVPFLHGSQGCATYMRRYIISHFREPVDIASSALGEKNAIYGGGPNLKKGILNVMRKYEPKLVGVATTCLTETIGDDVPMYLKEFRNEFGDLDLPELVRVSTPSYNGTHTDGWHGAARSLVEQLCLEKAAPNGRVNILPNMVSCEDVRHLRDICDHFGLGAVILPDISETLDGPALEDYVKIPEGGTPIADIKTMSGAEATIEFGRCLPARTGGVSLEERFGVPNHRMGLPMGLRESDAFFEALEAISGTSLPRRYELERGRLVDAYVDGHKYVFGKRAVVYGEEDLVVGLCAFLSEIGVDVVLAGTGARGKGLEEAIARVTDGVARVAPEVREGVDFHDIAAEAGELAPDMLVGHSKGYRYAEAWGVPLVRVGFPIHDRFGGQRIRTLGYGGAQALFDRVVNAVIGKKQSDSSIGYGYI; this comes from the coding sequence ATGAGTAAGGTCAAGACCGCGAGGCCCAACTTCGTCTCCACCACCAACGCCTGCAAACTGTGCACTCCGCTCGGGGCCTCCATGGCCTTCCGGGGCGTGGAAGGGGCCGTTCCCTTTCTGCACGGCTCCCAGGGGTGCGCCACCTACATGCGCCGCTACATCATCTCCCATTTCCGTGAGCCGGTGGACATCGCCTCCTCGGCCTTGGGCGAGAAGAACGCCATTTACGGCGGCGGCCCGAATCTCAAGAAAGGCATTCTCAACGTCATGCGGAAGTACGAGCCCAAGCTCGTCGGTGTTGCCACCACCTGTCTGACCGAGACCATCGGCGACGACGTGCCCATGTACTTGAAGGAATTCCGTAACGAATTCGGGGACCTCGACCTGCCCGAATTGGTCCGGGTCTCCACCCCCAGCTACAACGGCACCCACACCGACGGCTGGCACGGCGCGGCCCGCTCCCTGGTGGAGCAGCTCTGCCTGGAGAAGGCGGCTCCCAACGGCCGGGTGAATATCCTGCCCAACATGGTTTCCTGTGAGGATGTGCGCCACCTGCGGGATATCTGCGATCATTTCGGCCTCGGGGCCGTCATCCTTCCGGACATATCAGAGACCCTGGATGGCCCGGCCCTGGAGGACTACGTCAAAATCCCCGAGGGCGGCACACCCATCGCGGACATCAAGACCATGAGCGGCGCGGAGGCGACCATCGAGTTCGGCCGCTGCCTGCCGGCGCGGACCGGCGGCGTCAGCCTGGAGGAGCGGTTCGGCGTTCCCAATCACCGTATGGGCCTGCCCATGGGATTGCGCGAGTCGGACGCCTTTTTCGAGGCGCTGGAGGCCATCTCCGGCACGTCTCTGCCACGCCGTTACGAGTTGGAGCGCGGCCGTTTGGTGGACGCCTATGTGGACGGCCACAAGTACGTTTTCGGAAAGCGCGCCGTGGTCTACGGCGAGGAGGACCTGGTCGTCGGCCTGTGCGCCTTCCTGTCCGAGATCGGCGTGGACGTGGTCCTGGCCGGAACCGGAGCGCGGGGCAAGGGGCTTGAGGAGGCCATTGCCCGTGTCACCGACGGCGTGGCCCGCGTGGCTCCCGAGGTGCGAGAGGGCGTGGATTTTCACGATATCGCAGCCGAGGCGGGCGAGCTCGCCCCGGATATGCTCGTCGGGCATTCCAAGGGTTACCGCTACGCCGAGGCGTGGGGCGTGCCCCTGGTGCGCGTCGGGTTCCCCATTCACGACCGGTTCGGCGGCCAGCGCATCCGGACTCTCGGTTACGGGGGAGCCCAGGCCTTGTTCGACCGCGTGGTCAACGCGGTCATCGGAAAGAAGCAGTCGGATAGTAGCATCGGCTACGGTTACATATAG
- the nifE gene encoding nitrogenase iron-molybdenum cofactor biosynthesis protein NifE: MSTISSALLEERKDQIHRTGEGAIDIACNRDSLAGAVSQRACVFCGSRVVLYPIADALHLVHGPIGCAVYTWDIRGSLSSGPELHRLSFSTDLQETDVIFGGEKKLEAALDELIDRHSPKAAFVYSTCIVGLIGDDLEAVCRKMTEKKGIPVLPVMSEGFKGNKRAGYLAACKAMFRLVGTGDTSDISPVSINIFGDFNLAGEIWIIREYFEKMGVQVVANVTGDGRVADIARCHGAALNLVQCSGATQDLARMLEEKYGTPFKRVSYLGIEDMAESLYKVADFFKDRDPGIVERTQALVRDELNRLMPELARYRKDLEGKKVAMYVGGSFKAFSLVKAFRHLGMKVVMVGSQTGTSEDYAELAEITDPGTVIIDDANPLELSHFIKEKDVDVFVGGVKERPIAFKLGVGFCDHNHERKEALEGFSGMLNFAREIHSSVMSPVWRFAPRRANRANTARKEAINE; the protein is encoded by the coding sequence ATGAGTACGATCAGCTCGGCTCTTCTCGAAGAAAGAAAGGACCAGATACACCGGACTGGCGAAGGCGCAATCGACATCGCCTGCAACCGCGACTCCCTGGCGGGCGCGGTCAGCCAGCGCGCCTGCGTGTTCTGTGGCTCCCGCGTGGTCCTCTATCCCATCGCCGACGCCCTGCACCTGGTGCACGGTCCCATCGGCTGCGCGGTCTACACCTGGGACATCCGGGGTTCCCTGTCCAGCGGACCGGAGCTTCACCGGTTGTCATTCTCTACCGATTTGCAGGAGACCGATGTTATCTTCGGCGGCGAGAAAAAGCTCGAAGCCGCCCTGGACGAGCTTATCGACCGCCATTCCCCCAAGGCCGCCTTTGTCTACTCCACGTGCATCGTGGGGCTTATCGGCGACGACCTGGAGGCGGTCTGCCGCAAGATGACCGAGAAGAAGGGCATCCCTGTGCTGCCGGTCATGTCCGAGGGGTTCAAGGGCAACAAGCGGGCTGGCTATCTGGCCGCGTGCAAGGCCATGTTCCGGCTCGTCGGCACGGGCGACACGTCCGACATATCGCCGGTTTCCATCAATATTTTCGGTGACTTCAATCTGGCCGGGGAAATCTGGATCATCCGCGAGTACTTCGAGAAAATGGGCGTCCAGGTGGTGGCCAACGTCACCGGCGACGGCCGCGTGGCGGACATCGCCCGGTGTCACGGCGCGGCCCTGAACCTGGTTCAGTGTTCCGGGGCCACCCAGGACCTCGCCAGGATGCTGGAGGAGAAATACGGCACGCCGTTCAAGCGCGTGTCCTACCTCGGCATCGAGGACATGGCGGAATCCCTCTACAAGGTGGCCGACTTCTTCAAGGACAGGGACCCCGGCATAGTTGAGAGGACCCAGGCCCTGGTCCGCGACGAGTTGAACCGGCTCATGCCCGAGCTGGCCCGCTACCGCAAGGACCTGGAGGGAAAGAAGGTCGCCATGTATGTGGGCGGCTCCTTCAAGGCGTTCTCCCTGGTCAAGGCCTTCCGGCATCTGGGCATGAAGGTCGTGATGGTCGGCTCACAGACCGGCACCAGCGAGGACTATGCCGAACTGGCCGAGATCACCGATCCCGGCACGGTCATCATCGACGACGCCAATCCGCTCGAACTGTCACATTTCATCAAGGAAAAGGATGTGGACGTGTTTGTGGGCGGGGTCAAGGAACGGCCCATCGCCTTCAAGCTGGGCGTGGGCTTCTGCGATCACAACCACGAGCGCAAGGAGGCCTTGGAGGGATTCAGCGGGATGCTCAACTTCGCCCGCGAGATTCACTCGTCGGTCATGTCCCCTGTCTGGCGGTTCGCTCCCCGGCGCGCCAACCGCGCGAATACAGCCCGCAAGGAGGCAATCAATGAGTAA
- a CDS encoding (2Fe-2S) ferredoxin domain-containing protein produces the protein MAIPERMIICCQSFRAAGDPKGICHKQTDGFLQYVEEEILDRGLDALVVGSTCLKQCESGPMMVIQPENWWFKGVDSEEAIDAILDGLEDGEPVAEYLAS, from the coding sequence ATGGCTATCCCCGAGAGAATGATAATCTGTTGTCAGTCCTTCCGAGCGGCCGGAGATCCCAAGGGGATCTGCCACAAGCAGACCGACGGTTTCCTGCAGTACGTGGAGGAGGAAATTCTGGATCGCGGCCTGGACGCCCTGGTGGTGGGTTCCACCTGCCTCAAACAGTGTGAGTCCGGCCCCATGATGGTCATCCAGCCCGAGAACTGGTGGTTCAAGGGCGTGGATTCCGAAGAGGCGATCGACGCAATTCTGGACGGCTTGGAAGACGGCGAGCCTGTCGCCGAATACCTGGCCTCCTAG